A window of the Miscanthus floridulus cultivar M001 chromosome 14, ASM1932011v1, whole genome shotgun sequence genome harbors these coding sequences:
- the LOC136503918 gene encoding uncharacterized protein has product MESPASTTAPSPSIPPASTTSPTSSVSLPLVNTTPPASPPTLASIAEMLASMQLQMTAMNNHLADQGARLSALDGRPSFPHFGLPGFGGVPRLPASSSPVITEIAAATADSSASAPVAPSMPLSLPVPPHPQHPAAAPPAYHQAPTPPPGGVPITQIRFPPSPSPIPGFGAVAPMPLPASAHMAPSQLYPPPPSEGESAVVPKYHKITFDTYDGRDDPLGWLNKCEQFFRGQLTREVDKVWMASYHLKGVAQQWYLVLETDIGRPTWPDFRRYCLQRFGPALNTNHLADLARLSFGANVDAYMEAFQARAAHAGDLTTLQRAKLFTGGLPDYIRVDVEMHQPQNLQHAMYLARAFERRNAPQRPALFAPQRAARRPGGAPSTMPASASGTTADSTKAFKRLTPEEMAERRKLGLCYNCDEPFARGHKCARLFYLEAPDYIVEEPEDLDDVPHPAEEAQFDPEKPMISLSVATGIRARDTMQLRVKIGAHELTALLDSGSTHNFINPEAARSAGLQFSDSAGAHVIVANGDRVDCQGLARDVQLRIGTERFTVDCFSIPLAPYDMVLGLTWLRSLGPILWDFATLRMALSIRGRRVVWTGVGAPAAASPTALFTTDLCIDKGSERALLDLLLDAYQDVFAEPEGLPPARACDHHIHLKPNTEPVAVRPYRYPPTPKRRARAAMRGDAPARDHPGQHLTLLRARAVGEEAGRLVAFLCQLPGPQCGHGERQVRVAAADVHKTAFRTHHGHFEFLVMPFGLSNAPSTFQALMNYVLKPFLRRCVLVFFDDILIYSSSWTEHL; this is encoded by the exons ATGGAGTCCCCCGCTTCCACCACTGCTCCATCGCCGTCGATCCCACCCGCATCCACCACCAGCCCCACGTCGAGCGTGTCGCTGCCCCTGGTGAACACGACGCCGCCCGCGTCGCCACCCACCCTGGCCTCGATCGCTGAGATGTTGGCCAGCATGCAACTTCAGATGACCGCCATGAACAACCACCTGGCGGATCAGGGAGCGCGCCTTTCGGCCCTCGACGGCAGACCGTCGTTCCCTCACTTCGGCTTGCCAGGGTTTGGGGGCGTCCCTCGCCTGCCCGCGTCCTCCTCACCGGTGATCACGGAGATCGCGGCCGCCACTGCGGACTCCTCCGCCtcggcaccggtggcaccgtccaTGCCGCTGTCCCTTCCGGTGCCACCACATCCCCAGCACCCGGCCGCGGCACCGCCGGCTTACCACCAGGCGCCAACGCCACCGCCCGGGGGGGTGCCGATCACGCAGATCAGGTTTCCGCCCTCCCCATCGCCAATTCCAGGGTTCGGGGCTGTGGCTCCTATGCCGCTTCCGGCCTCCGCTCACATGGCCCCATCACAACTGTACCCGCCGCCGCCATCGGAAGGGGAGTCTGCAGTTGTGCCGAAGTACCACAAGATCACCTTCGACACGTACGATGGCCGCGATGATCCCTTGGGGTGGCTCAACAAATGCGAGCAGTTCTTCCGCGGACAGCTCACTCGGGAGGTCGACAAGGTGTGGATGGCCTCATATCACCTGAAGGGAGTCGCCCAGCAGTGGTACCTTGTACTGGAGACCGACATCGGCCGTCCAACATGGCCGGATTTCCGTCGATACTGCCTGCAGCGCTTCGGCCCTGCCCTCAACACCAACCACCTGGCCGACCTGGCCAGGCTGTCGTTCGGCGCCAACGTGGACGCATACATGGAGGCGTTCCAGGCCAGGGCAGCGCACGCGGGGGACCTCACCACGCTGCAGCGCGCCAAGCTCTTCACAGGTGGCCTCCCTGACTACATTCGGGTGGATGTTGAGATGCACCAGCCCCAGAACCTTCAGCACGCCATGTATTTGGCTCGAGCCTTCGAACGTCGCAACGCGCCACAACGTCCGGCCCTTTTCGCTCCCCAGCGGGCCGCACGCCGTCCGGGGggcgctccgtcgaccatgccagcTTCCGCGTCGGGAACCACGGCCGACTCCACCAAGGCATTCAAGCGGCTCACACCCGAGGAGATGGCGGAACGCCGAAAGCTCGGCCTCTGCTACAATTGCGACGAGCCGTTCGCTCGCGGGCACAAATGTGCCCGTTTGTTCTACCTGGAGGCTCCCGATTACATCGTGGAGGAGCCGGAGGACCTCGATGACGTGCCGCACCCGGCTGAAGAGGCCCAATTCGACCCGGAAAAGCCGATGATCTCTCTGTCCGTGGCGACGGGAATTCGGGCGCGCGACACCATGCAGCTGCGCGTCAAGATTGGCGCCCACGAGCTCACGGCACTCTTGGACTCAGGGTCGACACACAACTTCATCAACCCTGAGGCAGCACGCAGCGCCGGCCTTCAGTTCTCCGACAGCGCGGGCGCCCACGTCATCGTCGCGAATGGCGACCGCGTTGACTGCCAGGGCCTCGCGCGCGACGTTCAGCTGCGGATCGGCACCGAGCGGTTCACGGTGGACTGTTTCTCCATTCCCTTGGCGCCGTATGACATGGTCCTCGGCCTCACATGGTTGAGATCGTTGGGGCCCATCCTCTGGGACTTCGCCACACTGCGCATGGCGCTCTCCATCCGTGGTCGCCGGGTGGTGTGGACCGGCGTCGGAGCGCCGGCCGCGGCGTCCCCGACGGCCCTGTTCACCACAGACCTCTGCATCGACAAGGGCTCCGAGCGCGCCCTCCTCGACCTGCTGCTAGACGCCTACCAGGACGTGTTCGCCGAACCCGAGGGGCTTCCACCGGCCCGGGCGTGCGACCACCACATCCATCTGAAGCCCAACACCGAGCCAGTGGCGGTCCGGCCGTACCGCTACCCCCCAACTCCAAAAAGACGAGCTCGAGCGGCAATGCGAGGCGATGCTCCGGCAAGGGACCATCCGGGCCAGCACCTCACCCTTCTCCGCGCCCGTGCTGTTGGTGAAGAAGCAGGACGGCTCGTGGCGTTTCTGTGTCAATTACCGGGCCCTCAATGCGGTCACGGTGAAAGACAG GTGCGGGTTGCTGCTGCAGAtgtccacaagacggcgttccggaCACACCACGGACACTttgagttcctggtgatgccttTCGGCTTGTCCAACGCACCGTCCACGTTCCAGGCGTTGATGAACTACGTCCTCAAGCCGTTTCTCCGCCGCTGCGTCCTCGTCTTCTTCGACGACATCCTGATCTACAGCTCCTCATGGACGGAGCATCTCTGA
- the LOC136505941 gene encoding pumilio homolog 11-like: MDEVPGNQDNQPFLGNITGAMFADHGEQSAGCSSLEAGWVPMSERSPARNGLGTIDNANLFDDQSLASAFGNMSLSFTGSAADSSANSGSVGSRDALRFADYLFTSADNPTNLPLQPTFGQDEFVPSYLMVNNAGHMKPKFGAQNPPMYTGMHGKDNAFVARTNLPQALPFQQHLIIDRQPQAYAPYYQQQMDSKFKRHDIDVETNFIMQPQYSYQQIPQAPDVHWINSNQYGVINSSTKYVAAPHLRVPTVRHLGHGSPDIYWNGAIIPNGSNRRSLTHVNNCPCTSYPDCFCETCEYCQIQLSEKLKHSLGLRHSPKGLLEDCISDKVKSSPSSLDSEVAMKSAQLNCNSVDEVVGELYHLAKDQNGCRFLQRIFTEGSQEDAQKVFDGVIEHIDELMVDPFGNYLIQKLLEQCNDNQKMHILYEITKIPGQLVKVACNMHGTRVVQKVIETVSTSDEVSMVVSALSHGAITLMMDANGSHVAHRCLQKLSPECKAFLLNAATKYCVELAKDRQGCCIIQKCIIHANKEQKNKLLYSITTRALNLAEHQYGNYVIQFILDLRVTWATNEILDKLEGNYGYLSMQKCSSNVVEKCLKEARGPKRAKIILELVNDPKLQNILLDQYGNYVIQTAFRECEDAEVEAALVRAIKPHVGALRNNMFGKRILSKTCLKSRKL; the protein is encoded by the exons ATGGACGAAGTGCCGGGTAATCAGGACAATCAGCCATTTCTTGGCAACATCACTGGAGCCATGTTTGCAGATCACGGGGAACAATCTGCAGGGTGTTCTTCCCTCGAGGCAGGGTGGGTTCCTATGAGTGAAAGAAGCCCTGCTCGGAATGGTCTGGGCACCATTGACAATGCCAATTTGTTTGATGATCAGTCATTGGCATCTGCATTTGGGAACATGAGCTTGAGCTTCACTGGTAGTGCTGCTGACTCTTCTGCTAACTCTGGCAGTGTTGGATCCAGGGATGCACTCCGTTTTGCAGACTATTTGTTTACATCAGCTGACAACCCAACAAATCTGCCACTTCAGCCAACATTTGGTCAGGATGAGTTCGTGCCTTCATATTTGATGGTCAACAATGCTGGACACATGAAACCAAAGTTTGGTGCACAAAATCCTCCAATGTACACAGGGATGCATGGCAAAGATAATGCTTTTGTGGCTAGAACCAATTTACCACAAGCTTTGCCTTTCCAGCAACATCTCATTATCGATAGGCAGCCACAAGCATATGCACCTTATTATCAGCAGCAGATGGACTCTAAATTCAAGCGGCATGATATTGATGTCGAGACGAATTTTATCATGCAGCCACAGTATTCTTATCAGCAAATTCCACAGGCTCCTGATGTTCATTGGATCAATAGCAATCAATATGGTGTTATCAACTCATCAACCAAGTATGTAGCTGCACCTCACCTTAGAGTGCCCACTGTTCGTCATCTGGGACATGGCAGTCCTGATATCTACTGGAATGGTGCTATAATTCCTAATGGAAGTAACCGACGGAGTTTGACACATGTGAATAATTGTCCTTGTACAAGTTATCCTGATTGCTTTTGTGAAACCTGTGAATACTGTCAAATTCAGCTATCTGAAAAGCTCAAACATTCATTAGGGCTCAGGCATTCACCCAAAGGTTTATTAGAAGATTGCATCTCTGACAAAGTGAAAAGTTCACCGTCATCCTTGGATTCTGAAGTGGCCATGAAATCTGCCCAACTGAACTGTAATTCAGTTGATGAAGTTgttggagaattgtaccacttgGCGAAGGATCAGAATGGTTGCCGTTTCCTCCAAAGGATATTTACAGAAGGTTCTCAAGAGGATGCCCAAAAGGTTTTTGATGGTGTAATTGAGCATATCGATGAACTTATGGTTGATCCATTTGGAAATTACTTGATACAAAAACTACTTGAGCAGTGCAATGATAATCAAAAGATGCATATACTTTATGAAATAACCAAAATACCTGGCCAGCTAGTCAAAGTTGCATGCAACATGCATGG GACACGTGTGGTGCAAAAGGTGATAGAAACTGTTAGTACCTCAGATGAAGTGTCCATGGTAGTATCTGCTCTGAGCCATGGTGCCATTACTCTGATGATGGATGCCAATGGCAGCCACGTTGCACACCGTTGCTTGCAGAAGCTATCACCTGAGTGCAAAGCA TTCCTTCTCAATGCGGCCACAAAATATTGCGTTGAGCTAGCAAAGGATCGCCAAGGCTGTTGTATCATCCAGAAATGTATTATTCATGCAAATAAGGAGCAGAAGAACAAGTTATTGTACAGTATCACAACTAGGGCTCTCAACCTCGCGGAACATCAGTATGG GAACTATGTAATACAGTTCATACTCGACCTCAGGGTTACTTGGGCAACGAATGAAATTCTGGACAAGCTTGAGGGCAACTATGGATATCTGTCGATGCAAAAGTGCAGCAGCAACGTGGTTGAGAAATGCCTGAAAGAAGCACGGGGGCCAAAACGTGCAAAGATCATCCTTGAGCTTGTCAATGACCCCAAGCTGCAGAATATCTTGCTTGATCAGTATGGAAACTATGTGATCCAAACAGCATTCCGGGAGTGCGAG GATGCTGAGGTTGAGGCTGCATTGGTGCGAGCCATCAAGCCACACGTCGGCGCTCTTCGAAACAACATGTTTGGGAAGAGAATCCTGTCGAAAACCTGCCTGAAGAGCAGGAAGCTCTAA